From the Caballeronia sp. LZ062 genome, one window contains:
- a CDS encoding peroxidase-related enzyme, whose amino-acid sequence MKTTPISRYPVPNPHEWPDDIRARILEVQEKAGFVPNVFLALAHRPDEFRAFFAYHDALMLKEGGLTKGEREMIVVATSAVNQCLYCVVAHGAILRIYEKNALVADQVAVNHRKADITPRQKAMLDFALKVCSASNTVDDADFAALHAHGFSDEDAWDIAAITAFFGLSNRMANVISMRPNDEFYLMGRVPRDPA is encoded by the coding sequence ATGAAAACCACGCCGATCAGCCGCTATCCCGTCCCCAACCCGCACGAATGGCCCGACGATATACGAGCCCGCATACTCGAAGTACAGGAGAAAGCCGGGTTCGTTCCGAATGTATTTCTTGCGCTTGCGCATCGGCCTGACGAGTTCCGCGCATTCTTCGCCTACCACGATGCGTTGATGCTCAAGGAAGGCGGCCTCACGAAGGGTGAGCGCGAGATGATCGTGGTGGCCACGAGCGCCGTCAATCAATGCCTCTATTGCGTCGTCGCGCACGGCGCAATCTTGCGCATCTATGAAAAAAACGCGCTGGTGGCAGATCAGGTCGCGGTCAATCATCGCAAGGCCGACATCACGCCGCGTCAGAAAGCGATGCTCGACTTCGCGTTAAAGGTATGCAGTGCATCGAACACGGTGGACGATGCGGACTTCGCAGCGCTTCATGCGCACGGCTTCAGCGACGAAGACGCCTGGGACATTGCGGCAATCACTGCATTTTTCGGCCTGTCGAACCGCATGGCGAATGTCATCTCGATGCGGCCCAACGACGAGTTCTACCTGATGGGCCGCGTTCCCAGGGACCCCGCGTAG
- a CDS encoding YaiI/YqxD family protein, whose translation MQILVDADACPAVVKDMLFRAGPRAKICVTLVANQFLRTPPSPYIKSVQVPSGFDVADARIVEMAAADDLVITADIPLAAAVLAKGAHALDPRGEWFSHDTIEERLTIRSMMDQLRSTGVATGGPPPYSPRDGKSFAAQLDKFLARQRAAG comes from the coding sequence ATGCAGATTCTCGTCGATGCCGACGCATGCCCCGCAGTCGTGAAAGACATGCTGTTTCGCGCGGGGCCGCGCGCCAAAATATGCGTGACGCTGGTCGCTAACCAGTTTCTGCGCACGCCGCCCTCGCCTTACATCAAGTCCGTACAAGTGCCTTCCGGTTTCGATGTCGCGGATGCGCGCATCGTCGAAATGGCCGCAGCGGACGATCTCGTCATCACCGCCGACATACCGCTTGCGGCAGCGGTACTGGCCAAGGGCGCACACGCACTCGACCCGCGCGGCGAGTGGTTCAGCCACGACACTATTGAAGAGCGCCTGACCATTCGCTCGATGATGGACCAACTGCGCAGCACCGGCGTCGCGACGGGCGGGCCTCCGCCTTATAGCCCGCGCGACGGCAAGAGCTTCGCCGCCCAACTCGACAAGTTTCTCGCGCGTCAGCGCGCCGCCGGATAG
- a CDS encoding SDR family NAD(P)-dependent oxidoreductase gives MLLDNRVVIVTGAASARGIGKATAKALAAQGARIVILDLREADAQSAARDIGEGHLGLACDVTVKEACVAAANATIEQYGRIDALINNAGITQPIKTLEISAANFDAVIDVNLRGTLYMSQAVIGQMRKQQSGSIVCMSSVSAQRGGGIFGGPHYSAAKAGVLGLARAMAREFGADHIRVNSITPGLIQTDITGDKLTLEMRADIIKGIPLGRLGDAADIANACLFLASDLSSYLTGVTLDVNGGMLIH, from the coding sequence ATGTTGCTCGACAATCGGGTAGTGATCGTCACGGGCGCGGCTTCGGCACGCGGTATCGGCAAGGCCACCGCCAAGGCGCTCGCGGCGCAAGGCGCACGCATCGTGATTCTCGATCTGCGCGAAGCGGATGCGCAAAGCGCCGCACGTGATATCGGCGAAGGCCACCTCGGCCTCGCCTGCGACGTCACCGTTAAAGAAGCATGCGTCGCCGCCGCGAATGCGACGATAGAACAATACGGCCGCATCGACGCGCTCATCAATAACGCCGGCATCACGCAGCCCATCAAGACGCTGGAAATCAGCGCGGCCAATTTCGACGCCGTGATCGATGTCAATCTGCGCGGCACGCTCTACATGTCGCAAGCCGTCATCGGGCAGATGAGAAAGCAGCAGAGCGGAAGCATCGTGTGCATGTCGTCGGTATCGGCGCAGCGCGGCGGCGGCATCTTCGGCGGCCCGCATTACAGCGCGGCGAAGGCAGGCGTACTCGGCCTCGCCCGGGCGATGGCGCGCGAGTTCGGCGCCGATCATATCCGCGTGAACTCCATCACGCCGGGCCTCATTCAGACGGACATCACGGGCGACAAGCTCACGCTCGAGATGCGCGCGGACATCATCAAGGGCATTCCGCTCGGAAGGCTGGGCGATGCCGCCGACATCGCGAATGCATGCCTTTTCCTTGCAAGCGATCTGTCGAGCTATCTCACCGGCGTCACGCTGGATGTGAACGGAGGAATGCTGATTCATTGA
- a CDS encoding DUF6566 family protein, which translates to MTSESFSFKGYDVKVTIEQNETGDWVPQISALHNGAPAQLPDVEPTGPSWATRAEALRAGVERAHRLIERYGLGHDDQHTDGGTKREF; encoded by the coding sequence ATGACCAGCGAAAGTTTTTCCTTCAAGGGCTACGACGTCAAGGTAACTATCGAGCAGAACGAAACTGGCGACTGGGTACCGCAGATCTCGGCGCTTCACAACGGCGCGCCGGCGCAATTGCCGGACGTCGAACCGACGGGCCCGAGTTGGGCAACGCGCGCGGAAGCACTGCGGGCAGGCGTCGAACGGGCGCACCGCCTGATCGAACGTTATGGATTGGGCCACGACGATCAGCATACCGATGGCGGCACGAAGCGCGAATTCTGA
- a CDS encoding transketolase: MSSPVIEEVTLAERAYRIRRNALLMGEVQGQGYIGQALDIADVLAVSYFGAMNYRPEDPEWEARDRFLLSNGHYAIALYAALFEAGILPQEELETYGSDDSRLPMSGMASYTPGMEMSGGSLGQGLTIAVGRCLGLKRKKSKSFVYTLFSDGELDEGAIWEGLMSAAHWKLDNLIAMIDVNNQQADGPSTQIMAFEPLLPKLEAFGWYVQRVNGNDIDAVKQAFDNARNLKEAKPRIIVCDTKMGCGVPFLEQREKNHFIRVDAHEWKLALEALESSR, encoded by the coding sequence ATGAGCAGTCCCGTTATCGAGGAGGTGACGCTCGCCGAGCGCGCCTATCGCATTCGCCGCAACGCCCTTTTGATGGGCGAAGTGCAGGGTCAAGGCTATATCGGGCAGGCACTCGATATCGCCGATGTACTGGCAGTGAGTTACTTCGGCGCGATGAACTACCGCCCCGAAGATCCGGAATGGGAAGCGCGCGACCGCTTCCTGCTCTCGAACGGTCACTATGCGATTGCGCTGTACGCGGCGCTTTTCGAAGCCGGCATTCTGCCGCAAGAGGAACTCGAAACTTATGGCAGCGACGACAGCCGCCTGCCGATGTCCGGCATGGCGAGCTACACGCCCGGCATGGAAATGTCGGGCGGCTCGCTGGGACAAGGTCTCACCATTGCAGTGGGCCGGTGCCTCGGGCTTAAGCGCAAGAAGTCGAAATCCTTCGTCTATACGCTTTTCTCCGATGGCGAACTCGACGAGGGCGCGATCTGGGAAGGCTTGATGTCCGCCGCGCACTGGAAGCTCGACAACCTGATCGCAATGATCGACGTCAACAATCAGCAAGCCGATGGTCCGTCCACGCAGATCATGGCCTTCGAGCCGCTCCTGCCGAAGCTCGAGGCGTTCGGTTGGTATGTGCAGCGCGTGAACGGCAATGATATCGACGCCGTAAAGCAAGCCTTCGACAACGCGCGAAATCTGAAAGAAGCGAAGCCGCGCATCATCGTATGCGATACGAAAATGGGCTGCGGCGTGCCGTTTCTCGAACAGCGCGAGAAGAATCACTTCATCCGGGTCGATGCGCACGAGTGGAAGCTCGCGCTCGAAGCACTCGAATCCAGCCGGTAA
- a CDS encoding DUF1330 domain-containing protein, with product MAKGYWVSAYRKIMKPDQVAEYSKLATVAIKEGGGRALVRGVASTVHGAGVAERTVLVEFDSLDQALATFNGEKYQEALNVLGDACERDFRVVEGIE from the coding sequence ATGGCAAAAGGCTATTGGGTCAGCGCATACCGCAAGATCATGAAGCCCGATCAGGTTGCGGAGTATTCGAAGCTCGCGACGGTCGCGATCAAGGAAGGCGGCGGCCGCGCGCTGGTTCGCGGCGTGGCGTCGACTGTGCATGGCGCGGGCGTTGCCGAGCGCACGGTGCTCGTCGAGTTCGATTCGCTCGATCAGGCGCTCGCCACATTTAACGGCGAGAAGTATCAGGAAGCGTTGAATGTGCTCGGCGATGCCTGTGAACGCGACTTCCGCGTGGTGGAAGGCATCGAATAA
- a CDS encoding YjzC family protein, protein MAEQHKPGEKVQTSGIYRVVKEGDSNSAFEVTCVEGEHFPPTRSGKGAHYELVHAATHSHKHGELGSGD, encoded by the coding sequence ATGGCCGAGCAACACAAACCCGGCGAGAAAGTACAGACATCGGGAATCTATCGCGTCGTGAAAGAAGGCGACAGCAATTCCGCTTTCGAAGTGACGTGCGTGGAAGGCGAACACTTCCCGCCGACGAGAAGCGGCAAGGGTGCGCACTATGAACTCGTGCATGCCGCGACGCATTCGCACAAGCACGGCGAGCTCGGCAGCGGAGACTAA
- the treA gene encoding alpha,alpha-trehalase TreA, which produces MIVLSRYRMTLDASQHISSNMRRLFGACTLLSAASVAYADAQSSYVVPPPPSELYGELFKAVQTQQIYPDQKTFVDATPKIDPAQINQLYAQQRVVPGFSLSAFVAQYFTPPTDQVITPPPNQSLREHIDWLWPELTRNSATVPPYSTLIPMPKPYVVPGGRFREGYYWDTYFTMLGLQEAGREDLVDNMLDNFAYLIDTIGHIPNGNRTYYVSRSQPPFFSYMVELAAHKEGGRVYQKYLPQMRREYHYWMQGAHSLQPGEAVRNVVMLPDHTVLNRYWDERDTPRDESYLEDVQTAATVTSRPANEVYRDLRAAAESGWDFSSRWFGDNQTLATIRTTSIVPVDLNSLMFHLETTIARACGEARDFGCVAEFIGKAAKRAIGINRFLWNNNGYYGDYDWKLGQPRNNPSAAMLYPLFAGAAWPERAHATARTVETLLLKPGGLTTTTFNTAQQWDAPNGWAPLHWIAVESLRRYGRGDLAQQIGTRFLADVNHVYATEQKLVEKYVVEGTGTGGGGGGEYPLQDGFGWTNGVTLRLLDLYAPGQ; this is translated from the coding sequence ATGATCGTACTGTCGCGATATCGCATGACGCTTGATGCGTCGCAACACATTTCGTCGAACATGCGCCGGCTATTCGGTGCGTGCACGTTACTGAGCGCAGCGAGCGTCGCTTACGCCGATGCACAAAGCAGTTATGTCGTGCCGCCACCGCCGAGCGAACTCTATGGCGAGTTGTTCAAGGCAGTGCAGACGCAGCAGATCTACCCCGACCAGAAGACCTTCGTCGACGCGACGCCGAAAATCGACCCGGCGCAGATCAATCAGCTTTATGCGCAGCAGCGTGTCGTTCCGGGCTTCAGTCTTTCCGCCTTCGTTGCGCAGTATTTCACGCCTCCGACCGATCAGGTCATCACGCCTCCGCCTAATCAGAGTTTGCGCGAACATATCGACTGGCTATGGCCCGAACTGACGCGAAACTCGGCGACGGTGCCGCCGTACAGCACGCTGATTCCCATGCCGAAGCCGTATGTCGTGCCGGGCGGACGCTTTCGCGAAGGCTATTACTGGGACACGTATTTCACGATGCTGGGCCTTCAGGAAGCGGGCCGCGAGGATCTCGTCGACAACATGCTCGACAACTTCGCTTATCTGATCGATACCATCGGTCATATTCCGAACGGCAACCGGACGTACTATGTGAGCCGCTCGCAGCCGCCGTTCTTTTCGTACATGGTCGAGCTTGCCGCGCACAAGGAAGGTGGACGCGTCTACCAGAAGTACTTGCCGCAGATGCGCCGCGAATATCACTACTGGATGCAAGGCGCGCATTCACTACAGCCCGGCGAGGCCGTGCGCAATGTCGTGATGCTGCCCGATCACACCGTGCTCAATCGCTATTGGGATGAACGCGATACGCCGCGTGACGAGTCGTATCTCGAAGACGTTCAGACTGCCGCAACCGTGACGAGCCGCCCCGCGAACGAGGTCTATCGCGATCTGCGGGCGGCGGCGGAAAGCGGCTGGGATTTCAGTTCGCGCTGGTTCGGGGACAATCAAACGCTTGCCACTATTCGCACCACGTCTATCGTGCCGGTGGATCTCAATAGCCTCATGTTTCATCTGGAAACCACCATAGCGCGCGCCTGCGGTGAAGCGCGAGACTTCGGTTGCGTCGCCGAGTTCATCGGTAAGGCGGCGAAGCGCGCCATCGGCATAAACAGGTTTCTGTGGAACAACAACGGCTACTACGGCGACTATGACTGGAAGCTGGGTCAGCCGCGCAACAACCCGTCTGCCGCCATGCTTTATCCCTTGTTTGCCGGTGCTGCGTGGCCCGAGCGCGCGCACGCTACGGCGCGCACGGTGGAAACGTTACTGCTCAAGCCGGGCGGCCTGACGACAACGACGTTCAACACGGCGCAACAGTGGGATGCCCCGAACGGCTGGGCGCCGCTGCACTGGATAGCGGTCGAGAGTTTGCGGCGCTATGGCCGCGGCGATCTCGCGCAGCAAATCGGCACGCGCTTTCTCGCTGACGTGAATCATGTCTACGCGACCGAGCAGAAGCTGGTGGAAAAGTACGTGGTGGAAGGGACAGGGACGGGCGGCGGCGGGGGCGGTGAATATCCGCTGCAAGACGGCTTCGGATGGACGAACGGCGTGACCTTGCGCCTGCTCGATCTGTACGCGCCCGGCCAATGA
- a CDS encoding aldose epimerase family protein translates to MTLFPRTLVALCAAMLPFAASAATITSSPYGATQQGQPVVQYTLANARGVSMSCMTYGGIVTRIDVPDRHGRRADIVLGFASLGDYERYNGAIHFGSLIGRYANRIAQGRFTLDGHTYQLPINDPPNTLHSGPHSFDEKVWTVVRTFQNASGAGVQLRYVSPDNENGFPGTLTVDVTYTLTDDNEVRIDYRAKTDKPTVVNLTNHSYFNLAGEGSGSVENQLIMIAASSYTPTRSDSIPTGEVASVEGTPLDLRALTPIGARLRSGFAQLHYARGYDNNFKLNKSSQHEGEPSFAARAYDPASGRVLDVYTTQPGLQFYSANGLDGSAVGVSGVAYRQTDAFALEAEHFPDSPNHPSFPSTELRPGDEYHEVTVWKFGVR, encoded by the coding sequence ATGACACTGTTCCCCCGAACGCTGGTCGCGCTGTGCGCCGCCATGCTGCCGTTTGCGGCGAGCGCGGCGACCATTACGTCTTCGCCTTACGGAGCGACGCAGCAAGGCCAGCCCGTCGTGCAGTACACGCTTGCGAATGCTCGCGGCGTATCGATGAGTTGCATGACTTACGGCGGCATCGTCACGCGGATCGATGTACCCGACCGGCACGGGCGTCGCGCCGATATCGTGCTGGGCTTCGCATCGCTCGGCGACTATGAGCGCTACAACGGCGCCATTCACTTCGGCAGTCTGATCGGCCGCTATGCGAACCGTATCGCGCAGGGCCGCTTCACGCTCGACGGACACACGTATCAGTTGCCCATCAACGATCCGCCTAATACCTTGCACAGTGGGCCGCACAGCTTCGACGAAAAGGTGTGGACGGTCGTGCGCACGTTTCAAAACGCGAGCGGTGCGGGCGTGCAGTTGCGATACGTGAGCCCGGACAACGAGAACGGCTTTCCGGGCACGCTCACGGTCGATGTTACGTACACGCTTACTGACGACAACGAGGTGCGCATCGACTATCGCGCGAAAACGGATAAGCCCACGGTCGTGAATCTCACGAACCATAGCTATTTCAATCTGGCGGGCGAGGGCAGCGGCAGCGTCGAGAATCAACTCATCATGATTGCCGCGTCGAGCTATACGCCGACGCGCTCCGATTCGATACCGACGGGCGAGGTGGCATCCGTGGAAGGCACGCCGCTCGATCTGCGCGCGTTGACGCCGATCGGCGCTCGCTTGCGTTCGGGGTTCGCACAATTGCACTACGCCCGCGGCTACGACAACAACTTCAAGCTGAACAAGAGCAGCCAGCACGAAGGCGAGCCGTCTTTCGCAGCCCGCGCCTACGACCCCGCAAGCGGTCGCGTGCTCGATGTCTATACAACGCAACCCGGTCTGCAGTTCTATAGCGCGAACGGGCTGGACGGCAGTGCGGTCGGTGTATCGGGCGTCGCCTATCGCCAGACGGACGCCTTCGCGCTGGAGGCCGAGCATTTCCCTGATTCGCCGAATCATCCCTCGTTTCCGTCGACCGAGCTCAGGCCCGGTGACGAGTATCACGAAGTGACGGTGTGGAAGTTCGGCGTGCGTTAG
- a CDS encoding MFS transporter, with product MKSRFTTSPLAADIPSSANTGTFEAKTYAKVGRRLIPFLMLCYLGAYLDRVNVGFAKLQMLNDLRFSETVYGIGAGIFFLGYFLFEVPSNVILHKVGARNWLARIMLTWAVISASFVFVKSPTMFYILRFFLGVAEAGFAPGVILYLTYWFPAARRAKALSLFFMAIPLAGIIGGPLSGYIMHALQGVHGLAGWKWLFLLEALPSLVLGVVILFYLDNGIASAKWLTDAEKTLLARNVEKDNAQKLEHVSIRAFIGDRRLWLMAAIYFCVVLGQYGLTFWLPTIVRRAGVADPLWVGIFTAIPYLCAIIALPLIGASADKRRERRLHLAIPMLIAAAGFATLPMLGSVGASIVCVSVAAAGILASSSQFWSLPTAVLGGMSAAAGIAAVNCFANLAGFFSPAIVGWLNDFTGKSTAGLIFIAAAVVVGAALVFFVPARTVNR from the coding sequence ATGAAATCTCGCTTCACTACATCGCCGCTCGCGGCGGATATCCCGTCGTCGGCAAACACCGGCACCTTTGAGGCAAAGACCTATGCCAAGGTTGGACGCCGCCTCATTCCATTCCTGATGCTGTGTTATCTCGGCGCTTATCTGGATCGCGTCAACGTGGGCTTTGCCAAGCTGCAAATGCTCAATGACCTGCGCTTCTCCGAAACCGTCTATGGCATTGGCGCAGGGATCTTCTTTCTCGGCTATTTCCTGTTCGAAGTCCCAAGCAACGTCATCCTTCACAAGGTAGGCGCGCGCAACTGGCTCGCCCGCATCATGCTGACTTGGGCGGTGATTTCCGCGAGCTTCGTATTCGTGAAGTCGCCTACGATGTTCTATATCCTGCGCTTCTTCTTGGGCGTAGCCGAGGCGGGCTTCGCGCCCGGCGTCATTCTTTATCTGACGTACTGGTTTCCCGCCGCGCGGCGTGCGAAGGCCCTGTCGCTGTTTTTCATGGCGATCCCGCTCGCGGGCATCATCGGCGGCCCGCTTTCCGGTTACATCATGCATGCGCTTCAAGGCGTGCATGGACTCGCGGGATGGAAGTGGCTCTTCCTGCTCGAAGCATTGCCGTCGCTCGTGCTGGGCGTCGTGATTCTCTTCTATCTCGACAACGGCATTGCCAGTGCCAAGTGGCTCACCGATGCCGAAAAGACGCTCCTCGCTCGCAACGTGGAGAAGGACAACGCGCAAAAGCTCGAACACGTGTCGATCCGTGCATTCATCGGCGACCGGCGCCTGTGGCTCATGGCCGCGATCTACTTCTGCGTCGTGCTCGGTCAATACGGCCTCACGTTCTGGCTGCCGACCATCGTGCGTCGTGCCGGCGTGGCGGACCCGCTGTGGGTCGGCATCTTCACCGCGATTCCTTATCTGTGCGCCATCATCGCGCTTCCGCTGATCGGGGCGAGCGCCGACAAGCGCCGCGAACGTCGCCTGCATCTGGCCATTCCGATGCTGATCGCCGCCGCCGGCTTCGCCACCTTGCCGATGCTCGGCAGCGTGGGCGCATCCATCGTGTGTGTGAGCGTGGCCGCTGCGGGCATTTTGGCTTCGTCGTCGCAATTTTGGTCGCTGCCTACGGCCGTGCTCGGCGGAATGTCGGCGGCGGCAGGAATCGCCGCGGTCAACTGCTTCGCCAACCTCGCGGGCTTCTTTTCGCCCGCCATCGTCGGCTGGCTCAACGATTTCACGGGCAAGTCCACAGCGGGGCTGATCTTCATCGCTGCTGCTGTCGTGGTCGGCGCGGCGCTGGTTTTCTTTGTGCCCGCCAGGACCGTCAATCGATAA
- a CDS encoding PAS domain-containing protein, translated as MHDPAHFLPSFVWRAARDGIIQYANPWASRYLGISSDDLIGRHWQAFVHPEDERMVLDALRQMRDGVLLRNVDVRLLRSDGAFRWHTLHLQARRDEHGRIGDTVGVAIDIHECRHAWALYEASERRLQAAFAGARMGAWEWDMKERVVRMTAQLADLYSFPPGTDSAMLSEIWDRVAPDYRELFQRKLADALRYGGPFEFDFMLDCKRNGDPGSRRWLRMRGNPEFDAQGILTRVHGVSFDISEQRADMERLSFSERRYRALVESTGALVWSADANGEVRPSGGEWERFTGEPRERLSGWGWLNFIHPDDRERTHRAWLEALHHGGPRTLNFRMYRRDGAYRMVQAHAAPLYDEHGRLQEWFGTTTDVTAQYEAQAAIEARSLRLTVAMQAAKIHIVSLELANWTLLFETSAEDRTDYAETLTYEAALARIHPDDAPALDRYVRRLASGDDPHEQFEFRVQKVHGEQWMQGSALLQRGNDGEPLRIIGSMIDITERKHMELMLRESGRRKDEFLAMLAHELRNPLAPLRTAIALLQKDDEMSSHTNDLIELMRRQVEHMTRIVDDLLEVSRITQGRIALQREPVLVGTAVYHAVEAIANMVESRGQHIQVDVPDATTWVCGDVTRLSQILVNVLNNASKYTPEGGDISVSVKADQDWVSIVIADTGTGISSDLLPKVFELFSQGERTLDRSNGGLGIGLSLVKKLVEMHSGTITVQSPGPGLGTTVNVRLPRLHHHERHSALALSESNALETHAALRLLVVDDNRDAADSLAMLCESEGHVARVAYSSEEALSAAAFQADVALLDIGLPDIDGYELARRLRRKGDSAPLLIAVTGYGQTDDRLRAQSAGFDYHFVKPVNVESLLKLLSSLTVTRSAER; from the coding sequence ATGCACGATCCTGCTCACTTCCTACCGTCATTCGTGTGGCGCGCGGCGCGCGACGGGATCATTCAGTACGCCAATCCCTGGGCATCCCGTTATCTCGGCATTTCCTCCGACGATCTGATCGGCCGACACTGGCAAGCGTTCGTTCATCCGGAAGACGAACGCATGGTGCTGGACGCGCTCAGGCAAATGCGCGACGGCGTGCTGCTGCGCAATGTCGACGTACGTCTTCTGCGTTCGGACGGCGCGTTTCGCTGGCATACGCTGCATTTGCAGGCGCGCCGCGACGAGCACGGACGGATCGGAGACACCGTAGGCGTCGCAATAGACATACACGAGTGCCGGCACGCGTGGGCGCTCTACGAAGCAAGCGAACGCCGTTTGCAGGCCGCTTTCGCGGGCGCACGCATGGGCGCATGGGAATGGGACATGAAAGAGCGCGTCGTGCGCATGACGGCGCAGCTTGCGGACCTCTACTCGTTTCCGCCCGGTACGGATTCGGCGATGCTCTCGGAGATATGGGATCGCGTGGCGCCTGATTATCGCGAGCTTTTTCAACGCAAGCTCGCGGATGCACTGCGTTATGGCGGCCCGTTCGAATTCGACTTCATGCTCGACTGCAAACGCAACGGCGACCCCGGCTCACGGCGCTGGCTCCGTATGCGCGGCAATCCGGAGTTCGACGCGCAAGGCATCCTCACCCGCGTGCACGGCGTGAGTTTCGACATCAGCGAGCAACGTGCGGACATGGAACGGTTGAGCTTCAGCGAACGGCGTTACCGCGCGCTCGTGGAATCGACCGGCGCGCTCGTTTGGTCTGCGGACGCGAACGGTGAAGTGCGGCCTTCGGGCGGCGAGTGGGAGCGGTTCACCGGCGAGCCGCGTGAACGGCTGTCCGGTTGGGGCTGGCTCAACTTCATTCACCCGGACGATCGCGAGCGCACGCATCGCGCATGGCTCGAAGCGTTGCACCATGGCGGCCCGCGCACGCTCAACTTCCGCATGTATCGTCGCGACGGCGCGTATCGCATGGTTCAGGCGCACGCCGCGCCGCTCTACGACGAGCACGGCCGACTACAGGAATGGTTCGGCACGACAACCGACGTCACGGCGCAATACGAGGCGCAAGCCGCCATCGAAGCACGGAGCCTGCGTCTGACCGTTGCCATGCAGGCCGCGAAGATTCATATCGTCTCGCTGGAATTGGCGAACTGGACGCTGCTCTTCGAAACGAGCGCCGAGGATCGGACCGATTACGCCGAGACACTCACTTACGAAGCGGCGCTCGCCCGCATTCATCCCGACGATGCCCCTGCGCTCGACCGTTACGTGCGACGCCTCGCATCCGGTGACGATCCGCACGAACAATTCGAATTCCGCGTGCAGAAGGTGCACGGCGAACAATGGATGCAGGGCAGCGCCCTGCTTCAGCGCGGCAACGACGGCGAACCGCTGCGAATCATCGGCAGCATGATCGACATTACCGAGCGCAAGCACATGGAACTCATGCTGCGCGAATCGGGCCGCCGCAAGGACGAATTCCTCGCCATGCTCGCGCATGAATTGCGCAATCCGCTTGCGCCGTTGCGCACCGCGATTGCGCTGCTGCAAAAAGACGACGAGATGTCCTCGCATACCAACGACCTGATCGAACTGATGCGCAGACAGGTCGAGCACATGACGCGCATCGTCGACGATCTGCTGGAAGTGTCGCGTATCACGCAGGGACGCATTGCGTTGCAGCGCGAGCCGGTGCTGGTGGGCACCGCCGTTTATCACGCGGTAGAAGCCATCGCGAACATGGTCGAATCGCGCGGCCAACACATTCAAGTGGATGTTCCCGATGCAACCACGTGGGTATGCGGCGACGTTACGCGTCTCTCGCAGATTCTCGTCAATGTGCTGAACAACGCTAGCAAGTACACGCCCGAAGGCGGCGATATTTCGGTCAGCGTGAAGGCGGATCAAGATTGGGTGTCCATCGTGATCGCGGACACCGGCACGGGCATCTCGTCGGACCTGCTTCCGAAAGTGTTCGAACTCTTCTCGCAAGGCGAACGCACCCTCGACCGCTCGAATGGCGGGCTGGGCATCGGGCTGTCGCTCGTCAAGAAGCTGGTCGAAATGCATAGCGGGACCATTACCGTGCAAAGCCCGGGACCGGGACTCGGCACCACCGTGAACGTGCGCTTGCCGCGTTTGCATCACCACGAGCGCCACTCGGCGCTCGCATTGTCCGAGAGCAATGCGCTCGAAACGCATGCCGCGTTGCGCTTGCTCGTCGTAGACGATAACCGCGACGCCGCCGATTCGCTCGCGATGCTGTGCGAATCCGAGGGACACGTCGCGCGCGTGGCGTATTCGTCCGAAGAGGCGCTATCCGCAGCGGCATTTCAGGCCGACGTGGCATTGCTCGATATCGGATTGCCGGATATCGACGGATACGAGCTTGCGCGACGTCTGCGGCGCAAGGGCGACAGCGCGCCGCTTCTCATCGCCGTCACGGGCTATGGCCAGACGGACGACCGGTTGCGCGCGCAATCGGCGGGCTTCGACTATCACTTCGTGAAGCCGGTCAACGTGGAAAGTCTTCTCAAGCTCTTGTCGTCGCTGACCGTCACCCGAAGCGCGGAACGGTGA